Proteins encoded within one genomic window of Hermetia illucens chromosome 2, iHerIll2.2.curated.20191125, whole genome shotgun sequence:
- the LOC119648570 gene encoding LOW QUALITY PROTEIN: NADH-ubiquinone oxidoreductase chain 6-like (The sequence of the model RefSeq protein was modified relative to this genomic sequence to represent the inferred CDS: deleted 1 base in 1 codon; substituted 1 base at 1 genomic stop codon), with protein sequence IRLYLLKLQKKRNSLSLIPKINILLKLFSEITQIILYQIAIISRIVFIQIKHPLAIGLILLIQSFFTCLITGLIFNSFXYSYILFLVFLGGLLILFIYVTSLASNEIFTFSIKISIFAITSISFIVFIILFTDNNLVSSIFPIDNLFKFNTPINFTPTNRLSLINLYNFPTNIITILLINYLLLTLIAVVKITNIFHGPLRPIFSN encoded by the exons ATAAGATTATATCTTTTAAAActtcagaaaaaaagaaattcttTATCATTAATCcccaaaattaatattttacttAAACTATTTTCTGAAATTACTCAAATTATTTTATATCAAATAGCTATCATTTCAAGAATAGTTTTTATACAAATAAAACACCCCCTAGCTATAGGATTAATATTACTTATTCAGTCATTCTTTACGTGCTTAATTACTGGTCTTATATTTAACTCATTTTGATACTCATATATTTTATTCTTAGTTTTTTTAGGAGGATTATTAATTCTGTTTATTTATGTAACCTCTTTAGCA TCAAAtgaaatattcactttttctataaaaatttCTATATTCGCCATAACTAGTATttcatttattgtttttattatacTATTTACTGACAACAACCTAGTTTCTTCTATTTTCCCTATAGACaacttatttaaatttaatactCCCATTAATTTCACACCTACCAACAGACTGTCACTAATAAACCTTTATAATTTCCCCACAAACATAATTactattttattaataaattatttactaCTCACCCTAATTGCAGTAGTAAAAATTACTAATATTTTTCACGGACCCCTACGTCCCATATTCTCTAACTAA